In Gordonia phthalatica, one genomic interval encodes:
- a CDS encoding AmiS/UreI family transporter — protein MSSLALVFVGAVLLANGLVFLGPMSARAAVPVNLLVGALIVTTSLLGAVPAGLDDRMALFGALGFCVFGFTYLSVATSTLLNADGSGVGWYCGWAAVMSAVLAVVNFSEGDPRLAWLWVSWIALFAAFFLAAFTGSDRFGRAAGAVSVIQSVTTGTIPGLLMINGSWADFSVVVIAVVQVLGILGYLAVLVMPARVREGSVRTGS, from the coding sequence ATGTCCAGCCTTGCCCTCGTCTTCGTCGGAGCCGTCCTCCTCGCCAACGGCCTCGTCTTCCTCGGCCCCATGTCGGCCCGCGCCGCCGTCCCGGTGAACCTGCTGGTCGGCGCCCTGATCGTCACGACGTCCCTGCTCGGCGCCGTGCCCGCGGGTCTCGACGATCGCATGGCGCTGTTCGGCGCCCTCGGCTTCTGCGTCTTCGGCTTCACCTACCTCAGCGTCGCGACGAGCACCCTGCTCAACGCCGACGGCTCCGGCGTCGGCTGGTACTGCGGCTGGGCCGCGGTGATGTCCGCCGTGCTAGCCGTCGTCAACTTCAGCGAAGGCGACCCGCGCCTGGCTTGGCTGTGGGTCTCGTGGATCGCGCTATTCGCGGCGTTCTTCCTCGCCGCCTTCACCGGCAGTGACCGCTTCGGCCGCGCTGCGGGCGCCGTCTCGGTGATCCAGTCCGTCACAACCGGGACCATTCCCGGACTGCTGATGATCAACGGTTCCTGGGCCGACTTCTCGGTCGTCGTCATCGCAGTCGTCCAGGTCCTCGGCATCCTCGGGTATCTCGCCGTCCTGGTGATGCCCGCGCGCGTCCGGGAGGGTTCCGTGCGTACTGGTAGCTGA